Proteins from one Primulina huaijiensis isolate GDHJ02 chromosome 18, ASM1229523v2, whole genome shotgun sequence genomic window:
- the LOC140964466 gene encoding U-box domain-containing protein 5-like isoform X1, translated as MGNDTEDILEGLPNTWNIKVHARMCLELLKLVIMVSKIIPEIEAARPRCTSGIEALCLLNNGIIKAKSLLQHCSESSALYLALTGDAIISRCKKSRNLLEQSLDQVQNMVPVVLAAKIAGIISDLKSGTFCLDPPEEEAGKLLRDLLHEYGSTADPIEKVTLSAIQTVSSLLHLTSQKALLTEKRSIRKLVDKFGESEPTKRKILLFFLNLLNKYGKLVITGVKKNSSAVTEDFSSRGPYDFPGEVELHMNYRFDESQIKMLSRPVPPEEFICPLTSRLMYDPVVIASGQTFERMWIQKWLDEGNDTCPKTKVKLAHLSFTSNSGMKDLILKWCAMHDVSIPDPKMQDSLVKSWETSSNSISSLSDSMNDLNIPLDFRFLPLTSSHGSDPINSKISDGAKSSHEMDVEYFAKFSSLPWESRCNAVEGFKRMLEKNDSSWSVVPPEKFIQLLLRFLQDACDFADANAQMSGCLLLLELVQKDRNSSVYMTEDALVILASYIDTKVAKHSLFILEVLSSRQNCGYKFAASGALLGIVNILDRQILELLEPALKILSNLSLSDGLASIIRPSDFVLKLIPFLEDNALARYCVTILKNLCDTEEIRVSIAETEGCISAISELLEKDSDEDQECAVSILLSLCSESVLYCQLVMNEGVIPGLVRVSVNGNSKAKAMALELLRILKEEFSTSGDVKESTEQRNDKKTTL; from the exons GTGCATGCTCGAATGTGTTTGGAACTCCTTAAACTCGTCATCATGGTTTCTAAGATAATTCCAGAAATTGAGGCAGCTCGTCCACGTTGCACATCAGGAATAGAGGCGCTTTGCTTGTTAAATAACGGTATTATTAAAGCCAAGTCTCTGCTTCAACACTGCAGTGAGTCCAGTGCACTCTATCTG GCACTTACTGGAGATGCTATAATATCCAGATGTAAAAAATCAAGGAACTTATTGGAGCAGAGTCTTGATCAAGTTCAGAATATGGTTCCAGTAGTGCTGGCAGCAAAG ATTGCTGGAATTATTTCTGATCTGAAGAGTGGAACTTTTTGTTTGGATCCACCTGAAGAGGAGGCTGGGAAATTATTGCGGGATTTGCTTCATGAGTATGGTTCAACAGCTGATCCCATAGAGAAAGTCACACTTTCTGCTATTCAAACTGTTTCTTCCCTACTTCATCTTACATCCCAAAAAGCTTTATTGACTGAGAAAAGATCCATTAGAAAGCTTGTTGATAAATTTGGTGAAAGTGAACCGACTAAGAGGAAGATCTTGTTGTTCTTTCTGAATCTTCTGAACAAATACGGGAAACTTGTCATTACGGGGGTAAAAAAGAATAGCTCAGCTGTAACTGAAGACTTTTCATCTAGGGGCCCGTATGATTTTCCTGGAGAAGTTGAGCTTCATATGAATTATAGGTTCGATGAATCTCAAATTAAAATGTTAAGTAGGCCGGTTCCACCAGAGGAATTCATATGCCCTTTAACATCGAGGTTAATGTATGATCCGGTTGTCATTGCTTCTGGGCAAACATTTGAAAGGATGTGGATACAGAAGTGGCTCGATGAAGGTAATGACACTTGCCCGAAGACCAAAGTGAAGCTGGCTCACTTGTCATTTACTTCAAATTCGGGTATGAAAGATCTGATCTTGAAATGGTGTGCCATGCATGATGTGTCAATTCCTGACCCAAAAATGCAGGATTCATTGGTAAAATCTTGGGAAACATCTTCCAATTCCATTTCTAGCTTGAGTGATTCAATGAATGACCTAAATATTCCCCTAGATTTCAGATTTTTGCCACTTACATCCAGTCATGGTTCAGATCCCATAAATTCTAAAATCAGTGATGGTGCAAAATCCTCTCATGAAATGGATGTGGAATATTTTGCTAAATTTAGTTCACTTCCCTGGGAGTCTCGGTGCAATGCGGTGGAAGGTTTCAAAAGAATGTTGGAAAAGAATGATTCATCTTGGTCTGTTGTGCCACCAGAAAAGTTCATTCAACTACTTCTTAGATTTTTGCAGGATGCTTGTGATTTTGCTGACGCAAATGCTCAGATGTCTGGATGTCTATTATTGCTAGAATTGGTGCAGAAAGACAg AAACAGCAGTGTATACATGACAGAAGACGCTTTAGTTATTCTGGCGTCATACATTGATACGAAGGTTGCTAAACACTCTCTCTTCATATTGGAGGTGCTATCCTCACGCCAAAACTGCGGTTACAAATTTGCAGCATCTGGTGCACTACTTGGAATCGTCAATATACTCGATCGCCAGATTCTAGAATTACTGGAACCAGCCTTAAAAATATTGAGTAACTTGTCGTTGAGTGATGGTCTTGCTTCCATCATCAGGCCTTCAGACTTTGTTTTGAAACTTATTCCATTCTTGGAGGATAATGCTCTAGCAAGATATTGTGTTACCATATTGAAAAACTTGTGTGACACTGAAGAGATTCGAGTTTCTATTGCTGAAACTGAAGGATGCATTTCTGCCATCTCAGAGCTACTCGAGAAAGACAGTGATGAAGATCAAGAGTGTGCGGTATCTATTCTTCTTTCGTTATGCTCTGAAAGTGTACTTTATTGTCAACTGGTGATGAACGAGGGTGTTATTCCTGGCCTTGTTCGAGTATCAGTCAATGGAAACAGTAAAGCTAAGGCCATGGCTCTGGAACTACTTCGAATTCTCAAAGAGGAATTCAGCACTTCTGGAGATGTTAAAGAGTCTACCGAACAGcgaaatgataaaaaaaccACTCTCTAA
- the LOC140964466 gene encoding U-box domain-containing protein 5-like isoform X2: protein MVPVVLAAKIAGIISDLKSGTFCLDPPEEEAGKLLRDLLHEYGSTADPIEKVTLSAIQTVSSLLHLTSQKALLTEKRSIRKLVDKFGESEPTKRKILLFFLNLLNKYGKLVITGVKKNSSAVTEDFSSRGPYDFPGEVELHMNYRFDESQIKMLSRPVPPEEFICPLTSRLMYDPVVIASGQTFERMWIQKWLDEGNDTCPKTKVKLAHLSFTSNSGMKDLILKWCAMHDVSIPDPKMQDSLVKSWETSSNSISSLSDSMNDLNIPLDFRFLPLTSSHGSDPINSKISDGAKSSHEMDVEYFAKFSSLPWESRCNAVEGFKRMLEKNDSSWSVVPPEKFIQLLLRFLQDACDFADANAQMSGCLLLLELVQKDRNSSVYMTEDALVILASYIDTKVAKHSLFILEVLSSRQNCGYKFAASGALLGIVNILDRQILELLEPALKILSNLSLSDGLASIIRPSDFVLKLIPFLEDNALARYCVTILKNLCDTEEIRVSIAETEGCISAISELLEKDSDEDQECAVSILLSLCSESVLYCQLVMNEGVIPGLVRVSVNGNSKAKAMALELLRILKEEFSTSGDVKESTEQRNDKKTTL, encoded by the exons ATGGTTCCAGTAGTGCTGGCAGCAAAG ATTGCTGGAATTATTTCTGATCTGAAGAGTGGAACTTTTTGTTTGGATCCACCTGAAGAGGAGGCTGGGAAATTATTGCGGGATTTGCTTCATGAGTATGGTTCAACAGCTGATCCCATAGAGAAAGTCACACTTTCTGCTATTCAAACTGTTTCTTCCCTACTTCATCTTACATCCCAAAAAGCTTTATTGACTGAGAAAAGATCCATTAGAAAGCTTGTTGATAAATTTGGTGAAAGTGAACCGACTAAGAGGAAGATCTTGTTGTTCTTTCTGAATCTTCTGAACAAATACGGGAAACTTGTCATTACGGGGGTAAAAAAGAATAGCTCAGCTGTAACTGAAGACTTTTCATCTAGGGGCCCGTATGATTTTCCTGGAGAAGTTGAGCTTCATATGAATTATAGGTTCGATGAATCTCAAATTAAAATGTTAAGTAGGCCGGTTCCACCAGAGGAATTCATATGCCCTTTAACATCGAGGTTAATGTATGATCCGGTTGTCATTGCTTCTGGGCAAACATTTGAAAGGATGTGGATACAGAAGTGGCTCGATGAAGGTAATGACACTTGCCCGAAGACCAAAGTGAAGCTGGCTCACTTGTCATTTACTTCAAATTCGGGTATGAAAGATCTGATCTTGAAATGGTGTGCCATGCATGATGTGTCAATTCCTGACCCAAAAATGCAGGATTCATTGGTAAAATCTTGGGAAACATCTTCCAATTCCATTTCTAGCTTGAGTGATTCAATGAATGACCTAAATATTCCCCTAGATTTCAGATTTTTGCCACTTACATCCAGTCATGGTTCAGATCCCATAAATTCTAAAATCAGTGATGGTGCAAAATCCTCTCATGAAATGGATGTGGAATATTTTGCTAAATTTAGTTCACTTCCCTGGGAGTCTCGGTGCAATGCGGTGGAAGGTTTCAAAAGAATGTTGGAAAAGAATGATTCATCTTGGTCTGTTGTGCCACCAGAAAAGTTCATTCAACTACTTCTTAGATTTTTGCAGGATGCTTGTGATTTTGCTGACGCAAATGCTCAGATGTCTGGATGTCTATTATTGCTAGAATTGGTGCAGAAAGACAg AAACAGCAGTGTATACATGACAGAAGACGCTTTAGTTATTCTGGCGTCATACATTGATACGAAGGTTGCTAAACACTCTCTCTTCATATTGGAGGTGCTATCCTCACGCCAAAACTGCGGTTACAAATTTGCAGCATCTGGTGCACTACTTGGAATCGTCAATATACTCGATCGCCAGATTCTAGAATTACTGGAACCAGCCTTAAAAATATTGAGTAACTTGTCGTTGAGTGATGGTCTTGCTTCCATCATCAGGCCTTCAGACTTTGTTTTGAAACTTATTCCATTCTTGGAGGATAATGCTCTAGCAAGATATTGTGTTACCATATTGAAAAACTTGTGTGACACTGAAGAGATTCGAGTTTCTATTGCTGAAACTGAAGGATGCATTTCTGCCATCTCAGAGCTACTCGAGAAAGACAGTGATGAAGATCAAGAGTGTGCGGTATCTATTCTTCTTTCGTTATGCTCTGAAAGTGTACTTTATTGTCAACTGGTGATGAACGAGGGTGTTATTCCTGGCCTTGTTCGAGTATCAGTCAATGGAAACAGTAAAGCTAAGGCCATGGCTCTGGAACTACTTCGAATTCTCAAAGAGGAATTCAGCACTTCTGGAGATGTTAAAGAGTCTACCGAACAGcgaaatgataaaaaaaccACTCTCTAA
- the LOC140964538 gene encoding basic helix-loop-helix protein 79-like isoform X3, with amino-acid sequence MDISVLDRQKVILQRLRSCKNQEDLLHAGVNLHSVFDHHQEILSNGWHPIKAAHQSSSVTICFSAVSSSKNSSMASVTIPKAHSQCNSSLVDRGGSVSCSVTKRKAAEFSLEHECKDKGLVAEEAGDEKSEVTAKTEREISTNTCSKEGSKVSEAPKTDYIHVRARRGQATDSHSLAERARREKISKKMKCLQDLVPSCNEVTGKAGILDEIINYVQSLQKQVEVLSMKLAVSNPRLDFSFDDFFTKEVPAYVTKTPQTPAAIEFEATNSGCFQYNPTQQGTSNRGTDVISNESQMTTQNAGSSSVPAPEVFLDSTSIPLSGWDSDFSNMFNTGFHY; translated from the exons ATGGACATAAGTGTGCTCGATAGACAAAAGGTCATACTACAACGCCTTCGTTCTTGTAAAAATCAAGAAGATCTTCTTCATGCTGGAGTTAATCTGCACTCTGTATTCGATCATCACCAAGAAATACTATCCAACGGCTGGCATCCCATCAAGGCCGCGCATCAATCATCCAGTGTTACGATTTGTTTTTCTGCTGTTTCGAGCTCTAAAAACTCGTCCATGGCAAGTGTTACCATCCCGAAAGCTCACAGCCAATGTAACAGTAGCTTGGTGGACAGGGGAGGCAGTGTTTCCTGTTCTGTTACGAAGAGAAAAGCAGCAGAG TTTAGTCTAGAACATGAATGCAAGGACAAAGGACTTGTTGCAGAGGAAGCGGGAGACGAGAAATCAGAGGTTACTGCAAAAACCGAGCGGGAAATTTCAACAAACACTTGTTCAAAGGAAGGTTCCAAGGTTTCTGAGGCACCAAAGACCGATTATATTCATGTCCGGGCACGGCGTGGACAGGCCACCGATAGCCACAGTTTAGCAGAAAGA GCGAGACGGGAAAAAATCAGTAAGAAGATGAAGTGTTTGCAAGATTTAGTCCCCAGTTGCAATGAAGTTACTGGCAAGGCCGGAATTCTTGATGAAATCATCAACTACGTTCAGTCTTTACAAAAACAAGTTGAG GTTCTTTCAATGAAACTTGCTGTTTCAAACCCCCGTCTTGACTTTAGCTTTGACGATTTCTTCACGAAAGAG GTTCCTGCATACGTCACCAAAACACCACAAACACCTGCAGCAATAGAATTTGAAGCCACCAATTCGGGGTGTTTCCAGTATAATCCAACGCAACAAGGGACCTCAAATCGTGGGACTGATGTGATATCGAATGAATCTCAAATGACAACTCAAAATGCAGGATCCTCTAGTGTGCCTGCCCCTGAAGTTTTTCTTGATTCCACTTCAATACCT TTATCGGGTTGGGACTCCGATTTCTCG
- the LOC140964538 gene encoding uncharacterized protein isoform X1, whose protein sequence is MDISVLDRQKVILQRLRSCKNQEDLLHAGVNLHSVFDHHQEILSNGWHPIKAAHQSSSVTICFSAVSSSKNSSMASVTIPKAHSQCNSSLVDRGGSVSCSVTKRKAAEFSLEHECKDKGLVAEEAGDEKSEVTAKTEREISTNTCSKEGSKVSEAPKTDYIHVRARRGQATDSHSLAERARREKISKKMKCLQDLVPSCNEVTGKAGILDEIINYVQSLQKQVEVLSMKLAVSNPRLDFSFDDFFTKEVPAYVTKTPQTPAAIEFEATNSGCFQYNPTQQGTSNRGTDVISNESQMTTQNAGSSSVPAPEVFLDSTSIPVISWISFLLSYHVSTHLFLLGLLYK, encoded by the exons ATGGACATAAGTGTGCTCGATAGACAAAAGGTCATACTACAACGCCTTCGTTCTTGTAAAAATCAAGAAGATCTTCTTCATGCTGGAGTTAATCTGCACTCTGTATTCGATCATCACCAAGAAATACTATCCAACGGCTGGCATCCCATCAAGGCCGCGCATCAATCATCCAGTGTTACGATTTGTTTTTCTGCTGTTTCGAGCTCTAAAAACTCGTCCATGGCAAGTGTTACCATCCCGAAAGCTCACAGCCAATGTAACAGTAGCTTGGTGGACAGGGGAGGCAGTGTTTCCTGTTCTGTTACGAAGAGAAAAGCAGCAGAG TTTAGTCTAGAACATGAATGCAAGGACAAAGGACTTGTTGCAGAGGAAGCGGGAGACGAGAAATCAGAGGTTACTGCAAAAACCGAGCGGGAAATTTCAACAAACACTTGTTCAAAGGAAGGTTCCAAGGTTTCTGAGGCACCAAAGACCGATTATATTCATGTCCGGGCACGGCGTGGACAGGCCACCGATAGCCACAGTTTAGCAGAAAGA GCGAGACGGGAAAAAATCAGTAAGAAGATGAAGTGTTTGCAAGATTTAGTCCCCAGTTGCAATGAAGTTACTGGCAAGGCCGGAATTCTTGATGAAATCATCAACTACGTTCAGTCTTTACAAAAACAAGTTGAG GTTCTTTCAATGAAACTTGCTGTTTCAAACCCCCGTCTTGACTTTAGCTTTGACGATTTCTTCACGAAAGAG GTTCCTGCATACGTCACCAAAACACCACAAACACCTGCAGCAATAGAATTTGAAGCCACCAATTCGGGGTGTTTCCAGTATAATCCAACGCAACAAGGGACCTCAAATCGTGGGACTGATGTGATATCGAATGAATCTCAAATGACAACTCAAAATGCAGGATCCTCTAGTGTGCCTGCCCCTGAAGTTTTTCTTGATTCCACTTCAATACCTGTAATTTCCTGGATCTCATTTCTTCTTTCTTACCATGTGTCAACTCATTTATTCCTCCTTGGCCTTCTCTATAAGTGA
- the LOC140964538 gene encoding basic helix-loop-helix protein 79-like isoform X2, whose translation MDISVLDRQKVILQRLRSCKNQEDLLHAGVNLHSVFDHHQEILSNGWHPIKAAHQSSSVTICFSAVSSSKNSSMASVTIPKAHSQCNSSLVDRGGSVSCSVTKRKAAEFSLEHECKDKGLVAEEAGDEKSEVTAKTEREISTNTCSKEGSKVSEAPKTDYIHVRARRGQATDSHSLAERARREKISKKMKCLQDLVPSCNEVTGKAGILDEIINYVQSLQKQVEVLSMKLAVSNPRLDFSFDDFFTKEVPAYVTKTPQTPAAIEFEATNSGCFQYNPTQQGTSNRGTDVISNESQMTTQNAGSSSVPAPEVFLDSTSIPQFLQLSGWDSDFSNMFNTGFHY comes from the exons ATGGACATAAGTGTGCTCGATAGACAAAAGGTCATACTACAACGCCTTCGTTCTTGTAAAAATCAAGAAGATCTTCTTCATGCTGGAGTTAATCTGCACTCTGTATTCGATCATCACCAAGAAATACTATCCAACGGCTGGCATCCCATCAAGGCCGCGCATCAATCATCCAGTGTTACGATTTGTTTTTCTGCTGTTTCGAGCTCTAAAAACTCGTCCATGGCAAGTGTTACCATCCCGAAAGCTCACAGCCAATGTAACAGTAGCTTGGTGGACAGGGGAGGCAGTGTTTCCTGTTCTGTTACGAAGAGAAAAGCAGCAGAG TTTAGTCTAGAACATGAATGCAAGGACAAAGGACTTGTTGCAGAGGAAGCGGGAGACGAGAAATCAGAGGTTACTGCAAAAACCGAGCGGGAAATTTCAACAAACACTTGTTCAAAGGAAGGTTCCAAGGTTTCTGAGGCACCAAAGACCGATTATATTCATGTCCGGGCACGGCGTGGACAGGCCACCGATAGCCACAGTTTAGCAGAAAGA GCGAGACGGGAAAAAATCAGTAAGAAGATGAAGTGTTTGCAAGATTTAGTCCCCAGTTGCAATGAAGTTACTGGCAAGGCCGGAATTCTTGATGAAATCATCAACTACGTTCAGTCTTTACAAAAACAAGTTGAG GTTCTTTCAATGAAACTTGCTGTTTCAAACCCCCGTCTTGACTTTAGCTTTGACGATTTCTTCACGAAAGAG GTTCCTGCATACGTCACCAAAACACCACAAACACCTGCAGCAATAGAATTTGAAGCCACCAATTCGGGGTGTTTCCAGTATAATCCAACGCAACAAGGGACCTCAAATCGTGGGACTGATGTGATATCGAATGAATCTCAAATGACAACTCAAAATGCAGGATCCTCTAGTGTGCCTGCCCCTGAAGTTTTTCTTGATTCCACTTCAATACCT CAATTTCTGCAGTTATCGGGTTGGGACTCCGATTTCTCG